The following are encoded in a window of Blastocatellia bacterium genomic DNA:
- a CDS encoding P1 family peptidase, giving the protein MQKNERPRARDVGLRIGVLPTGPLNAITDVAGVTVGQTTVSRGDNIRTGVTAILPHGGNLFREKVPGAVFIGNAFGKLAGSTQVNELGEIETPILLTSTLNVPRVADAVIDYMLALPGNEDVQSINPLVGETNDGYLNDIRSRPVTRDDVVSAIKNAKGGAVDEGAVGAGTGTVAFGWKGGIGTASRRLPAQLGGYTVGVLVQSNFGGVLTIGGAPVGRELGRYYLKDQLEGPSNNKRLASDAEVSADRADGSIMIVIATDAPVDHRNLKRLAARSMMGVARTGSSGSNGSGDYAIAFSVASELRVKPITGSLRDQRLLANDALSPLFEAVIEAAEEAIINSLFRATTTSGRGHTVEALPLDRTIEVLRRYNLIR; this is encoded by the coding sequence ATGCAAAAGAACGAACGACCCCGCGCCCGCGATGTCGGCCTGCGCATCGGTGTCCTGCCGACAGGGCCGCTCAACGCCATAACTGATGTGGCCGGCGTCACGGTCGGACAAACGACCGTCAGCCGCGGTGACAACATCCGCACTGGCGTCACCGCGATTCTGCCGCACGGCGGGAACCTCTTCCGCGAAAAGGTTCCGGGCGCCGTCTTCATCGGCAACGCTTTCGGCAAGCTTGCGGGCTCGACACAGGTGAACGAGCTTGGCGAAATCGAGACTCCCATCCTGTTGACCTCAACCTTGAACGTGCCGCGCGTTGCTGACGCGGTCATCGATTACATGCTGGCGTTGCCGGGCAACGAAGATGTGCAATCGATCAACCCCCTTGTCGGCGAAACCAACGACGGTTACTTGAACGACATTCGCTCTCGCCCGGTGACGCGCGATGACGTAGTGAGCGCAATTAAAAATGCGAAGGGTGGCGCGGTTGACGAAGGCGCAGTCGGCGCCGGTACGGGAACGGTGGCGTTTGGATGGAAAGGCGGCATCGGCACCGCTTCGCGTCGGTTGCCGGCACAGCTCGGCGGCTACACCGTTGGCGTGCTCGTGCAATCGAACTTCGGCGGTGTGCTGACGATTGGCGGCGCTCCCGTGGGCCGCGAGCTGGGCCGATACTACCTCAAAGACCAGCTCGAAGGCCCGTCGAATAATAAGCGGCTTGCCTCTGATGCGGAGGTTTCGGCGGACAGGGCCGATGGCTCGATAATGATTGTCATTGCGACGGACGCACCCGTAGATCATCGCAATCTGAAACGGCTTGCAGCGCGTTCGATGATGGGGGTGGCGCGCACGGGCTCGTCCGGCTCAAACGGCAGCGGCGATTATGCCATCGCTTTTTCGGTCGCGTCCGAACTGCGCGTCAAACCGATAACGGGCTCGCTACGTGACCAGAGACTCCTCGCTAACGACGCGCTCTCGCCGCTTTTTGAAGCGGTTATCGAAGCCGCCGAAGAAGCCATCATCAACTCGCTGTTTCGCGCCACGACGACAAGCGGGCGCGGCCACACGGTTGAGGCGCTGCCGCTTGACCGCACCATCGAGGTGCTTCGGCGATACAACCTGATCCGTTGA
- a CDS encoding GspE/PulE family protein: protein MLQFSLDNGIESALINEGLVTKDQLSRARRIQEQLSGQKSLSDVLLEMNWVSETRLDDFIRRHRSSLSIGDILMARRLVTQQDVMAAREVQRKSSPKGKRLGEILIEMGLIEERHLVEALGEKFALPLLEPDISQIDIELVRRMSHKYLRRQVGLPVCISEGFIHLLVSDPTATPFIEEVTRTFNTRVKLHLATSSVILKTLDLLEALLQGKDAGISDYNKVKYHTLETQPQTNDDRVVQMVDQLIRSAIEEGASDVHLEPMANKLRVRYRIDGVLVHKMDFPRDYTPRIISRIKILADADVAERRKHQDGRIFVKTEKQEIDIRVSFYATVFGENVVLRILNKASLISLLELGFAPNILRLYSEDVLASPSGITLITGPTGSGKTTTLYSSIDHCNDPTVKIITCEDPVEYVIDGISQCSINEKIGLTFNETLRSIVRQDPDIIVIGEIRDRFSADVAVQSALTGHKVFATFHTEDSVGALVRLINMEIETSLIASTIGAILAQRLVRKVCAQCRMRYEPEDRVLRRFGLRREQMKGFELMRGKGCSACNFTGYRGRLGIYELLVPNADIRDAILLKRTMQEIRQISLDMCALCTMQEDGMVKALRGVTTLEEVLENAPRVFHHRPLDALFEIVG, encoded by the coding sequence ATGCTTCAATTCTCACTCGATAACGGCATCGAATCCGCACTGATCAACGAAGGGCTGGTTACCAAGGATCAGTTGTCGCGGGCGCGGCGCATCCAGGAACAACTGTCCGGGCAGAAGTCCTTGAGTGACGTGCTGCTTGAAATGAACTGGGTGAGCGAGACTCGCCTGGATGATTTCATCCGCCGCCACCGCAGTAGCCTTAGCATCGGCGACATTCTCATGGCTCGCCGGCTGGTCACCCAACAGGATGTGATGGCGGCGCGCGAGGTCCAGCGCAAGAGCAGCCCGAAAGGCAAACGGTTAGGCGAAATCCTCATCGAAATGGGCCTCATCGAGGAACGCCACCTCGTCGAGGCGCTGGGTGAAAAATTCGCCCTGCCGCTGTTAGAGCCCGACATTAGCCAGATAGACATTGAGCTAGTCCGGCGGATGTCGCACAAGTACCTGCGCCGGCAAGTCGGCCTGCCCGTCTGCATCAGTGAGGGCTTTATCCACTTGCTGGTCAGCGACCCGACGGCGACCCCTTTCATTGAAGAGGTCACGCGGACCTTCAACACCCGCGTCAAGCTACACCTTGCGACCAGCTCCGTCATTTTAAAGACGCTTGACCTGCTCGAAGCCCTGTTGCAGGGCAAAGACGCCGGCATCAGCGATTACAACAAAGTCAAGTACCACACCCTTGAAACCCAGCCGCAAACCAACGACGACCGCGTCGTGCAGATGGTGGATCAACTGATCCGCTCGGCCATTGAGGAAGGCGCATCCGACGTTCACCTTGAACCGATGGCCAATAAACTCCGCGTGCGCTATCGCATTGACGGCGTGCTGGTTCACAAGATGGATTTCCCGCGCGACTATACGCCGCGCATCATCTCGCGCATCAAGATTCTCGCCGACGCCGACGTCGCCGAGCGCCGCAAGCATCAGGATGGCCGCATCTTCGTTAAAACCGAAAAGCAGGAGATCGATATCCGCGTCTCTTTCTATGCCACCGTCTTCGGCGAAAATGTCGTCTTGAGAATCCTCAACAAGGCCTCGCTCATCAGCTTGCTTGAGCTGGGATTCGCGCCGAACATCCTGCGCCTCTATAGCGAAGACGTGCTGGCATCGCCTTCAGGCATCACCTTGATTACCGGGCCGACCGGGTCCGGAAAGACGACGACGCTCTACAGCTCAATCGATCACTGCAATGACCCAACGGTGAAGATTATCACCTGCGAAGACCCCGTGGAGTATGTCATTGACGGCATCTCGCAATGTTCGATCAACGAAAAGATTGGCCTGACGTTTAACGAAACGTTGCGCTCCATCGTACGCCAGGACCCGGATATCATTGTGATCGGCGAAATTCGCGACCGTTTTTCGGCAGACGTTGCGGTGCAATCAGCGTTAACGGGGCATAAAGTTTTTGCGACGTTCCACACGGAAGACTCGGTCGGCGCGCTCGTCCGTCTGATCAACATGGAGATTGAGACTTCGCTGATCGCTTCGACCATCGGCGCAATCCTCGCGCAACGCCTGGTGCGGAAGGTTTGCGCGCAATGTCGAATGCGTTATGAGCCGGAAGATCGCGTGCTGCGGCGCTTCGGTTTGCGGCGCGAGCAAATGAAGGGGTTCGAGCTGATGCGCGGCAAAGGCTGCTCGGCCTGTAACTTTACAGGCTATCGCGGGCGGCTCGGCATCTATGAGCTGTTGGTGCCAAATGCCGACATCCGCGACGCCATTCTGCTGAAGCGGACGATGCAGGAGATTCGTCAGATCAGCCTCGACATGTGTGCGCTCTGTACGATGCAGGAGGATGGCATGGTCAAGGCCTTGCGCGGCGTGACGACGCTTGAGGAAGTGCTTGAGAATGCGCCGCGCGTCTTCCATCACCGCCCGCTCGATGCGCTCTTCGAGATCGTCGGTTGA